Proteins from a single region of Deinococcus depolymerans:
- the purU gene encoding formyltetrahydrofolate deformylase, whose amino-acid sequence MTAPASTAPDPLNTAVLTITCPDRGGIVAAVSQFLHNHGANIIHSDQHSTDPQGGTFFMRMEFHLAGLDLAREPFERAFANVVATPFGMDWSVHYTTQPKRMAVLVSRYDHCFLDLMWRKRRGELNVEIPLIISNHEDLRRDAEMFGIPFHVVKVTKENKAEAEAEQVRLMHEANVDFAVLARYMQILSGELLRDFGRPVINIHHSFLPAFVGANPYRAAFNRGVKLIGATSHYVTEELDAGPIIAQDVIPVTHRETPDTLMRLGRDVERQVLARAVKAHVEDRVLVHGNKTVVF is encoded by the coding sequence ATGACGGCCCCCGCTTCAACCGCGCCCGACCCCCTGAACACTGCCGTACTGACGATCACCTGCCCGGACCGGGGCGGGATCGTCGCGGCCGTCTCGCAGTTCCTGCACAACCACGGCGCGAACATCATCCACAGTGACCAGCACAGCACGGACCCGCAGGGCGGGACGTTCTTCATGCGCATGGAATTCCACCTCGCGGGACTGGACCTGGCCCGCGAGCCCTTCGAGCGGGCGTTCGCGAACGTGGTCGCCACGCCGTTCGGGATGGACTGGAGCGTGCACTACACCACGCAGCCCAAACGCATGGCCGTACTCGTCAGCCGCTACGACCACTGCTTCCTGGACCTGATGTGGCGCAAACGCCGGGGCGAACTGAACGTGGAGATCCCGCTGATCATCAGCAACCACGAGGACCTGCGGCGCGACGCGGAGATGTTCGGCATTCCCTTCCACGTCGTGAAGGTCACCAAGGAGAACAAGGCCGAGGCCGAGGCCGAACAGGTGCGCCTGATGCACGAGGCGAACGTGGATTTCGCCGTGCTGGCCCGCTACATGCAGATCCTGAGCGGCGAGCTGCTGCGCGACTTCGGGCGGCCCGTGATCAACATTCACCACTCGTTCCTGCCCGCGTTCGTGGGCGCCAACCCGTACCGCGCGGCGTTCAACCGGGGCGTGAAACTGATCGGCGCGACCAGCCACTACGTGACCGAGGAACTCGACGCCGGGCCGATCATCGCGCAGGACGTGATTCCCGTCACGCACCGCGAAACGCCGGACACCCTGATGCGCCTGGGCCGCGACGTGGAACGGCAGGTGCTGGCCCGCGCCGTGAAGGCGCACGTGGAGGACCGCGTGCTGGTGCACGGCAACAAGACCGTCGTGTTCTGA